From one Acidobacteriota bacterium genomic stretch:
- a CDS encoding sodium/proline symporter — MLTAISFVLILATFLAIGLASARKSSGDRKDYYLASSSVRPWLAGLSAVATNNSGYMFIGVIGFTYQTGLAAIWLMIGWIAGDFIGSTFIHRRLRQVTAATGEASFASVLARWHGETFGVWRRIAAVIMIIFLIAYAGAQVSAGGKALEGVLGIDPRVGAVSVAAMVLIYSIAGGIRASIWTDGAQAIAMVAAMTVLFAAGLVGLGGISGTLEAWRGVPGFLDLFPDNLLLPGLSGIALFVVGWLFAGFSVVGQPHVMVRFMALDDDRNMIRARAWYYGYFTVFYLLATGVGMLSRIYLPELGSMDPELALPRMAVELLPPVLVGVILAGIFAATMSTADSLVLSCSAAFTHDLAPQRLETALMLKLATAVSVVIALALSLSESRSVFSLVILAWSTLAAAFAPLLSLYALGRRVSETNAIVMLVLGVSIALFWRFGLGWHADIYEGLPGIMVPLVLGWLVSKPASAEVPAACAEGAAGASART, encoded by the coding sequence ATGCTTACTGCGATCAGCTTTGTACTAATCCTCGCGACATTCCTGGCGATCGGGCTTGCCTCGGCGCGCAAGTCGAGCGGTGACCGCAAGGACTACTACCTCGCCAGTAGCAGCGTGCGCCCTTGGCTCGCTGGCCTGTCCGCGGTGGCCACAAACAATTCGGGCTACATGTTCATCGGCGTTATCGGCTTCACCTACCAGACGGGCCTTGCGGCGATCTGGCTGATGATCGGCTGGATCGCGGGTGACTTTATCGGATCCACCTTCATTCACCGCCGCCTCCGGCAAGTCACGGCGGCAACTGGCGAGGCGTCCTTTGCATCAGTATTAGCTCGATGGCACGGCGAGACATTCGGGGTCTGGCGCCGAATTGCGGCCGTCATCATGATCATCTTCCTGATTGCATACGCTGGCGCGCAGGTGTCAGCCGGTGGGAAGGCGCTGGAGGGCGTGCTCGGGATCGACCCGCGTGTCGGGGCGGTCTCGGTTGCGGCCATGGTGCTGATCTATTCGATTGCAGGCGGCATTCGCGCGTCGATCTGGACGGATGGCGCGCAGGCGATTGCCATGGTTGCTGCCATGACTGTTCTGTTTGCCGCGGGACTGGTCGGCCTCGGCGGTATCTCCGGAACATTGGAAGCGTGGCGCGGCGTGCCAGGGTTCCTTGATCTGTTTCCCGACAACCTGCTTCTGCCCGGACTTTCCGGGATTGCGTTGTTCGTGGTCGGGTGGCTGTTTGCCGGGTTTTCTGTGGTCGGCCAACCTCATGTCATGGTCCGCTTCATGGCGCTCGATGACGACCGCAACATGATCCGCGCGCGCGCGTGGTACTATGGCTATTTCACGGTTTTCTATCTGCTCGCCACGGGGGTGGGCATGCTTTCACGAATCTACTTGCCGGAACTGGGCAGCATGGATCCCGAACTTGCGTTGCCGCGGATGGCGGTGGAATTGCTGCCGCCCGTGCTGGTTGGCGTCATCCTCGCCGGCATCTTTGCGGCGACGATGTCGACAGCCGATTCCCTTGTGCTTTCATGTTCGGCCGCGTTCACGCACGATCTGGCGCCGCAACGCCTCGAAACCGCGCTGATGCTCAAGCTCGCCACTGCGGTCTCGGTCGTCATCGCGCTGGCGCTTTCCTTGTCTGAGAGCCGGAGCGTGTTCAGCCTTGTCATCCTGGCCTGGTCAACACTTGCGGCCGCCTTTGCGCCGCTCCTGTCTCTCTATGCCCTTGGACGGCGAGTGTCGGAGACGAATGCCATCGTGATGTTGGTCCTAGGTGTCTCGATTGCACTTTTCTGGCGTTTCGGCCTTGGCTGGCATGCAGACATCTATGAGGGGCTTCCCGGCATCATGGTTCCGCTTGTCCTTGGCTGGCTCGTATCCAAGCCTGCCTCGGCAGAGGTCCCCGCTGCCTGCGCCGAAGGCGCGGCCGGAGCATCAGCTCGCACATGA
- a CDS encoding MFS transporter: protein MKPGGRRPIGTRTAQGQLGAYRDVLALVTALTLLQGAMAAVSVVMSLSLLKAGVGASGIGLVASAYSAGFLAGTLIAPLEIARIGHIRAFTLLAGVAALVALSLPVVRASVPGWAILLSLAGLAASGMLTAGESWIANAAPPQSRGAILGFYHMVSKAGAIAAPFLVASAMSGLAVFMLVAAFFIAALLPIAATNRSQPALFAASPFGPRRLLRAAPASVFAALCAGAVNNSVAQLYPVYAADFQPGDPAGFAARLNGAILIGAMLGLWPIGLLSDKLDRRLVIAGAAALGAAAAVGLAVFAGANSQGIVLLFAGIFGAGSLSYYAVAVANAADRARPEDITSMMAGILVIWGAGSIAGPPVAGALMQVLPGASGLFIFASLALGLLCVTCLSRIAISPPVPADAREPFGVSPATSLAIAGIDPRGDAQQPDLFSAPAAN, encoded by the coding sequence ATGAAACCCGGCGGGCGAAGGCCAATTGGGACGAGGACCGCACAGGGACAGCTCGGAGCGTACCGCGACGTGCTGGCCTTGGTCACGGCCTTGACGCTCTTGCAGGGCGCCATGGCGGCGGTTTCGGTCGTGATGTCGCTCAGTCTCCTGAAAGCGGGAGTAGGCGCCTCCGGCATCGGCCTCGTTGCTTCAGCCTACTCTGCGGGCTTCCTCGCGGGCACTCTGATCGCCCCGCTGGAAATCGCACGCATCGGCCACATCCGGGCGTTCACCCTGCTCGCAGGTGTTGCGGCGCTGGTCGCTTTGTCGTTGCCCGTCGTTCGCGCAAGCGTTCCGGGCTGGGCAATCTTGCTGTCGCTGGCCGGTCTCGCCGCTTCTGGAATGCTCACGGCGGGGGAAAGCTGGATCGCAAACGCCGCGCCGCCGCAAAGCAGGGGCGCGATCCTCGGATTCTACCACATGGTTTCGAAAGCCGGCGCGATCGCTGCGCCGTTCCTGGTGGCGTCCGCAATGTCCGGGTTGGCGGTCTTCATGCTTGTGGCTGCCTTTTTCATAGCCGCGTTGCTGCCGATCGCTGCCACGAACCGGAGCCAGCCTGCGCTCTTTGCCGCAAGCCCATTTGGTCCAAGACGATTGCTGCGTGCGGCGCCGGCCTCAGTGTTCGCCGCCCTTTGCGCCGGAGCCGTCAACAACTCAGTCGCGCAGCTCTATCCCGTGTACGCCGCGGACTTCCAACCCGGTGACCCGGCAGGGTTTGCAGCGAGGCTGAACGGCGCCATCCTGATCGGCGCAATGCTTGGCCTCTGGCCGATCGGACTTCTGTCGGACAAGCTTGACCGGCGCCTCGTGATTGCCGGCGCTGCGGCGCTCGGAGCGGCTGCCGCCGTAGGTCTTGCCGTGTTTGCGGGTGCAAACAGCCAAGGGATTGTACTCTTGTTTGCGGGCATCTTCGGCGCCGGCTCGCTTAGCTATTACGCCGTCGCGGTTGCAAACGCAGCCGACCGCGCAAGGCCTGAAGATATCACGTCGATGATGGCCGGTATCCTCGTAATATGGGGCGCGGGATCGATTGCCGGGCCGCCAGTTGCCGGCGCGCTCATGCAGGTCTTGCCGGGTGCGAGCGGGCTCTTCATTTTTGCATCCCTCGCGCTGGGCCTGCTGTGTGTGACATGTCTTTCGCGCATCGCGATATCGCCGCCGGTGCCCGCAGACGCCCGCGAACCTTTCGGCGTGTCACCTGCCACGAGTCTCGCAATCGCCGGGATCGATCCGCGTGGAGATGCTCAGCAGCCGGATCTCTTTTCAGCCCCGGCCGCAAACTGA
- a CDS encoding TIGR00730 family Rossman fold protein yields the protein MEGQLPMTDYDNQPSYRLAALDQDFILGDSMRGARFMMEYAKAEEHLRRMRVRSTIVVFGSARIREDGNAWQAKTYNAARDFGRIASERGGALAPRHEWRDNVIVTGGGPGIMEAANRGAADAGAVTAGLNISVPHEQYPNPYITPELCFKFHYFAMRKMHFAMRANALAIFPGGFGTLDELFELLTLTQTGKAPAIPVVLYDKAFWTRTINFESLIEAGVIAAEDLSLFDIVDDVEEAWERLILRGLMTDLSGT from the coding sequence ATGGAGGGACAGCTGCCGATGACCGATTACGACAATCAGCCCAGCTACCGCCTGGCTGCGCTCGATCAGGATTTCATCCTCGGCGACTCCATGCGCGGCGCGCGGTTCATGATGGAGTACGCCAAAGCCGAAGAACACCTTCGCAGGATGCGCGTGCGTTCGACGATCGTTGTGTTTGGCAGCGCCCGTATCCGCGAAGACGGCAATGCCTGGCAGGCAAAGACATACAATGCCGCGCGCGACTTCGGCCGTATCGCCTCCGAACGGGGCGGCGCGCTGGCGCCTCGGCATGAATGGCGAGACAACGTGATCGTCACAGGCGGTGGGCCCGGCATCATGGAGGCTGCAAATCGCGGCGCTGCGGATGCAGGCGCGGTAACGGCCGGCCTGAACATTTCAGTGCCCCATGAGCAATATCCGAACCCCTACATCACGCCGGAACTTTGTTTCAAGTTCCACTATTTTGCGATGCGCAAGATGCACTTCGCCATGCGTGCAAACGCGCTCGCCATCTTTCCTGGCGGATTTGGCACTTTGGACGAACTGTTCGAACTCCTGACCCTCACGCAGACCGGCAAGGCGCCAGCGATCCCGGTCGTCCTTTATGACAAAGCATTCTGGACACGGACCATAAACTTCGAGTCGCTCATCGAGGCGGGTGTCATCGCAGCGGAGGATCTTTCGCTCTTCGATATCGTCGATGATGTGGAAGAAGCGTGGGAACGATTGATTTTGCGGGGTCTGATGACCGACCTGTCCGGCACATGA
- a CDS encoding TetR/AcrR family transcriptional regulator, whose protein sequence is MTDAPAATDLGRREQAKAERRLKIVRAARDLIRETGDTNLSMRMIAQRAEVSVATPYNLFGSKRAVVMAVLEDERDFLHRFKALKVENAIDRIFEAHALGAGYFIQDPDFYRPLWKALLDTNGDDDTGLATPERQEQTRAAWRWLLAAAQQEGLLDIGMPVELLERTMSHLGNGIMLAWAMDALPTRDLLPSAALGYALVLSSAATPAGRKLLDRHIAANRRLLSEPA, encoded by the coding sequence GACGCACCGGCGGCCACCGATCTTGGGCGGCGCGAGCAGGCGAAAGCTGAGCGCCGTCTCAAGATCGTGCGCGCCGCGCGTGACCTGATCCGGGAGACCGGCGACACAAACCTGTCCATGCGGATGATCGCCCAGCGCGCGGAAGTCAGTGTTGCGACTCCCTACAACCTGTTCGGCTCCAAGCGTGCGGTGGTCATGGCCGTACTCGAAGACGAGCGGGATTTCCTGCATCGCTTCAAGGCATTGAAGGTCGAAAATGCCATCGACCGAATCTTTGAGGCGCATGCGCTCGGTGCCGGCTATTTCATTCAGGACCCGGATTTCTACAGGCCGCTTTGGAAAGCCCTTCTGGACACCAACGGCGACGACGACACGGGCCTTGCGACGCCCGAACGGCAGGAACAGACACGCGCCGCCTGGCGATGGCTCCTGGCTGCAGCGCAGCAGGAAGGACTTCTCGACATCGGTATGCCGGTCGAACTGCTGGAACGCACGATGTCCCATCTGGGCAATGGCATCATGCTGGCCTGGGCGATGGACGCTCTTCCGACACGAGACTTGTTGCCGTCCGCGGCATTGGGCTACGCGTTGGTATTGTCATCGGCCGCAACACCCGCTGGGCGTAAGCTGCTTGACCGCCACATTGCTGCGAACCGACGGCTGCTGTCCGAACCCGCCTGA
- a CDS encoding cytochrome c has translation MSKFCFEVRFGSLPVFAAFTMVLSACAAPGSHETEIATPQLRGQAIAESLCAGCHATGRTGASPHPEALPFRRISSHYPVRSLEEALGEGILVGHPDMPPFQLEPTQIDELLSYIEAIQDPV, from the coding sequence ATGTCGAAGTTCTGTTTTGAAGTGCGCTTTGGCTCGCTGCCGGTCTTCGCGGCGTTCACGATGGTACTGTCTGCTTGCGCCGCCCCCGGTAGCCACGAAACGGAGATTGCGACGCCTCAGTTGCGCGGTCAGGCTATCGCGGAATCGCTGTGTGCAGGCTGCCATGCGACCGGGCGCACGGGTGCAAGTCCGCACCCTGAAGCCCTGCCCTTCCGGCGGATTTCATCACACTATCCTGTACGCAGTCTCGAGGAAGCCCTTGGCGAAGGCATCCTGGTTGGACATCCGGACATGCCGCCGTTCCAGCTTGAACCCACCCAAATTGACGAATTGCTCTCTTACATCGAGGCCATACAGGATCCCGTCTGA
- a CDS encoding aspartate kinase: protein MTLTVEKIGGTSIADTRAIVDNVLIGQRRGSALYNRIFVVSAYAGMTNRLLEHKTSGEPGVFSLFASAANKWAWTEALSATAIAMQEKNAEIFPDEAELSTANNFVRERIEEVRNCLIDLHRLCSYGQFRLDQNLATVKEVLSALGEAHSAFNTALLLKKHGVNARFVDLSGWRDERALAVEERIEDALASIDVTTELPIVTGYANGPEGLVRQFGRGYTEVTFARLAAQVGADEAIIHKEFHLSSADPKLVGADKVRKIGATNYDVADQLSNMGMEAVHPKAAKILRQAGIPLRVKNTFDPADEGTVIRADHTPNESRAEIVTGIRSIFALEVFEQDMVGEKGYDAAILDALTRHTIRIVSKCSNANTITHYVEGSRKALKRATAAVEASLPGATVSIRRVAIVSVIGADIDVPGITATSLVALHNAGIAIIGLQQVSRKTDIQIVIDESDFDASVCALHKSLVETSQAQRLESLLRPAA, encoded by the coding sequence ATGACGCTTACAGTCGAGAAAATTGGCGGCACGTCCATCGCCGACACACGCGCGATCGTGGACAATGTCCTGATCGGACAGAGGAGGGGGAGTGCGCTCTACAACAGGATATTTGTTGTCTCGGCCTATGCCGGCATGACCAATCGATTGCTGGAGCACAAGACGTCAGGCGAGCCCGGGGTGTTTAGCCTGTTTGCGAGCGCCGCCAACAAGTGGGCCTGGACGGAGGCCTTGTCGGCAACCGCGATCGCAATGCAGGAGAAGAACGCAGAGATATTCCCGGATGAAGCCGAACTGTCGACCGCGAACAATTTCGTCCGTGAGCGGATCGAGGAGGTCCGAAACTGCCTGATCGATCTGCACCGTCTCTGCTCCTATGGCCAATTTCGTCTCGACCAGAACCTCGCGACCGTCAAAGAAGTGCTGTCTGCGCTAGGGGAGGCGCATTCGGCATTCAACACTGCATTGCTGCTTAAGAAGCATGGCGTGAATGCGCGCTTTGTGGACCTGTCGGGTTGGCGCGATGAGCGAGCCCTTGCGGTCGAGGAACGCATCGAAGATGCGCTCGCGTCAATCGATGTCACGACCGAACTTCCGATCGTCACGGGGTATGCGAATGGGCCTGAAGGCCTCGTGCGCCAGTTTGGCCGAGGGTACACGGAGGTGACGTTCGCGCGCCTCGCCGCGCAGGTAGGCGCGGATGAAGCAATCATTCACAAGGAGTTCCATCTTTCCAGCGCCGATCCGAAGCTCGTCGGGGCAGATAAGGTGCGAAAGATCGGAGCGACCAACTACGATGTTGCCGACCAGCTTTCGAACATGGGCATGGAGGCGGTACACCCTAAAGCCGCCAAGATCCTCCGTCAGGCCGGAATACCGCTGCGCGTGAAGAACACCTTCGATCCCGCCGACGAAGGTACCGTGATCCGGGCAGACCATACGCCGAATGAGTCCCGCGCCGAGATCGTCACAGGAATAAGAAGCATCTTCGCACTGGAAGTCTTCGAACAGGACATGGTGGGCGAGAAGGGGTACGATGCGGCGATCCTGGATGCACTGACACGCCACACCATCCGTATCGTTTCAAAGTGCTCGAATGCCAACACAATCACACACTATGTGGAAGGCTCGCGCAAGGCGCTGAAACGCGCGACAGCGGCTGTCGAGGCGTCGCTTCCTGGCGCCACGGTTTCAATTCGGCGGGTGGCGATTGTTTCCGTCATCGGTGCAGATATCGACGTGCCCGGTATCACGGCGACATCGCTGGTCGCGCTCCACAATGCCGGCATCGCCATCATCGGGCTGCAGCAGGTTTCCCGAAAGACCGATATCCAGATTGTCATCGATGAGAGCGATTTCGATGCATCCGTCTGTGCACTGCATAAATCGTTAGTCGAGACGTCGCAGGCGCAGCGCCTTGAGTCTCTGTTACGCCCCGCCGCATGA